CCGCATCGCCCACGACCACCGCGCGCCGCCCGAGCTCGCGCGCCCGCATCGCGACCACCAGGGTCTCGTCGCTGTCGAGCAGGACGCCGTAACGTCCGCGATCCACGCTTACGACGCGGGCACTGACCGCATCGTCGTGCCGCGGCCGCAGCCGGCTGCGCGGGCGGGAGCCGCGACCCTGCCGACCGAGCAGGTCCTCGTCGTCCACCTGACGCCGGCTCAGCGCCCGGCTCCCCAGGCCGGTGGCTGCCGCGGTGATCGCACCGCCAAATCCTCGCATCGGCCACCGGCGCGGGTCTGCTCTGCCAGCATGTTCGGATGGCTCCGGCGCCGGAGATCCGCGAGATCGACACACCGAGCGGGCCGGCGCGCGCACACCTGTCAGAGCCGAAGGGTCGCGCCGGCCGCCGGCTGGCCGTTCTCGGTCACGGCGCGGGTGGCGGGGTTTCGGCTCCTGACCTGGTCGCCGTGACGAATGCGCTGGTCGCCGACGG
The sequence above is a segment of the Mycobacteriales bacterium genome. Coding sequences within it:
- a CDS encoding alpha/beta family hydrolase, giving the protein MAPAPEIREIDTPSGPARAHLSEPKGRAGRRLAVLGHGAGGGVSAPDLVAVTNALVADGWRVARVEQPYRVRGQRAPEPAAKLDAAWTAVVRALRPRTSG